In the genome of Treponema pedis, one region contains:
- a CDS encoding diguanylate cyclase — protein sequence MFTIFPNLGNFNEEQFLIHLMRTMLMNVPLNTVNVLEKEILEGIEILTKGKYPAHKLNMLKYRLINRISNLIAERTASKVAVFIVDDIHLGADFILNLFLHLAVESVNHKKIMLIFSYDEFGIKQNVQAQKMVEVLTAQDNTQKINLCNLSEYETGVLIRHLLQVRHVPYVLINKIYSHTSGSPLFVTEVVKELVYNGDIKKNEITEICMLSNNILDVSLPIQISSNIEQAVKTHLKNLNTEELLLLNAMSIFQNVFTLDDIVNIAAFKKADIKKYFYNFLENNIIAKADSGLSSEYIIVNNILHNTLYAELDPEYKVALHKKIAGIIKQKSKININEYIWHAERAGLAEEVVDYCIKHEAVIKKTHTVSAVISIFEKIYTLICETDTDKQLYVLLLLAEAYIDTENVFDCANKILQAEMLLNKRISNKNLIALLYITKTNYEILINVDSRSIEKTLDIAEQAAKKAGDKFVTLSFLKVKSKFLQYSRRHAEGIRVAKKVVKLCGDIKKYQFLKAGALLELGNNFYYSGNFNKAEKIYIEAVKTASKARNFKVKNFALNNLAIIYLNLYQNFSKALSFYNDIIDKSEEYNNVSTKVLAMLNISTLKASAGEYIEAYDLCMDAIKKIKQNQLYNRYLFAYTLLYDFLSVFDDYNAALACKIKIDTMMQDKRILQRPAYIISYTQTSAKIASVFAEYEKEKKLLEKCLEANNFRFAIKKLFMEACLETNKLISKKTDDISVLQNIYTAMFTESKYVKLLHLVFYNVLESVRRLIILRRDMDFTPILKYIVKNKISDLSDILKSRMLFILSFIEKEKAEEHLLKALALNSEEFCSFSIDINTELALLYLNSGNTVMGIVRFAEVQKIIGTVMNLMPINKQRAFFNSNRYGRAFDIIDDYLNKKLKPDYRNYNKKFSLKRIQTVLTANTLTLLKNNREFLTDIVNIEKSKTKFKNKTAEDVILKFSNNFLQNIKIFLDFISLNLLATAYDVFIVDNENNIESLFSFGQCKSIEKIAQILKNSVGNQDNVLENENLPAHILLPIKCKNINPMENNICAYLVFISEREINNCNTFGIELCKIYENIFAFLIESYRLHYEASTDKLTSAFTRKYIDMAFNELFDAAKNTGKPFSVLMYDLDHFKIINDTFGHQIGDEVLKATASAAMGVLKKKQILGRFGGEEFLVLLPDTQINQAGFIAENIRKQIEALKFENPEIKITVSIGAVSFPQHAVTAGDLLLKADSALYNAKNSGRNNVCIWNTDFVYKDLKTDRMTGVITGDSLTDAKNILILTEVTASIRKKLGKDMRLKFCLSKIKELTDADTAVIIPIRENKPSERILKPEQTPRAEFKLNKNFIKETVTSKKSFSGVDWDNAVGKDKLTGIPNWNSVIAAPVIYEGKIKAVIYLLKSIRRKEFSSEDLNMTDFFSSCIAPFC from the coding sequence ATGTTTACAATTTTTCCTAATCTCGGTAATTTTAACGAAGAGCAATTCTTGATTCATTTAATGCGCACTATGCTGATGAACGTCCCCTTAAATACCGTAAATGTTTTGGAAAAAGAAATCCTTGAAGGAATTGAAATTTTGACAAAGGGTAAATATCCCGCGCATAAGCTTAATATGCTGAAGTATAGACTTATAAACCGCATTTCAAATTTAATCGCCGAAAGGACGGCTTCAAAAGTTGCAGTGTTTATTGTAGACGATATTCACCTCGGAGCGGATTTTATCTTAAATTTGTTTTTACATTTAGCCGTTGAAAGTGTAAATCATAAAAAAATTATGCTTATTTTTTCTTACGATGAATTCGGAATTAAGCAAAACGTTCAGGCGCAAAAAATGGTTGAAGTCTTGACCGCCCAAGATAATACCCAAAAGATAAATTTATGCAATTTATCCGAATATGAAACCGGTGTTTTAATACGGCACCTTTTACAGGTAAGACATGTACCGTATGTATTGATAAATAAAATATACTCGCATACTTCAGGCAGCCCTCTGTTTGTTACCGAAGTGGTAAAAGAATTGGTATATAACGGAGATATTAAAAAGAATGAAATTACCGAAATATGTATGCTTTCGAATAATATTTTAGATGTCTCGCTGCCGATTCAAATATCGTCCAATATAGAACAAGCCGTTAAAACTCATCTTAAAAATTTAAATACCGAAGAGCTTTTACTTTTAAACGCAATGAGTATTTTTCAAAACGTTTTTACTCTTGATGATATTGTAAATATTGCAGCTTTTAAAAAAGCGGATATAAAAAAATATTTTTATAATTTTTTAGAAAATAATATCATAGCCAAGGCGGATTCGGGGCTTTCCTCCGAATATATTATTGTTAATAATATATTGCACAATACCTTATATGCCGAATTGGACCCGGAATATAAAGTTGCACTTCATAAAAAAATAGCCGGCATAATAAAACAAAAATCTAAAATCAATATAAATGAATATATTTGGCATGCGGAACGTGCAGGCTTGGCTGAAGAAGTTGTCGATTATTGTATTAAACACGAGGCCGTTATAAAAAAAACACACACGGTTTCCGCAGTCATTTCGATTTTTGAAAAAATATATACTTTGATATGTGAAACCGATACGGACAAGCAATTATATGTTTTATTGCTGCTTGCAGAAGCTTATATCGATACCGAAAATGTTTTTGATTGTGCAAATAAAATATTACAGGCTGAAATGCTGTTAAATAAACGGATAAGCAATAAAAACCTGATTGCCCTTCTTTATATAACTAAAACGAACTATGAAATATTAATTAATGTAGATTCCCGTTCAATCGAAAAAACTCTCGACATAGCGGAGCAGGCGGCTAAAAAAGCGGGAGATAAATTCGTAACCTTATCTTTTTTAAAAGTTAAATCTAAATTTTTACAATACAGTCGGAGGCATGCTGAAGGAATCAGGGTTGCAAAAAAAGTTGTAAAACTTTGCGGTGATATAAAAAAATATCAATTTTTAAAAGCCGGCGCTTTGCTTGAACTTGGAAATAATTTTTATTATTCCGGTAATTTTAATAAAGCTGAAAAAATTTATATTGAAGCGGTAAAGACGGCTTCAAAAGCCCGCAATTTTAAAGTTAAGAATTTTGCGCTTAATAACCTTGCTATAATCTATTTAAATTTATATCAAAATTTTTCCAAGGCTCTATCTTTTTATAATGACATAATCGATAAAAGCGAAGAATACAATAATGTTTCAACTAAGGTATTGGCTATGCTGAACATAAGCACTTTAAAAGCCTCCGCAGGCGAATATATAGAGGCTTATGATTTATGTATGGACGCTATAAAAAAAATAAAGCAAAATCAATTATACAACCGTTATTTATTCGCTTACACTTTACTGTATGATTTTTTATCGGTATTTGACGATTATAATGCCGCATTGGCGTGTAAAATAAAAATAGATACTATGATGCAGGATAAAAGAATTTTGCAGCGTCCTGCATATATTATATCGTATACGCAAACTTCGGCAAAAATAGCTTCGGTATTTGCGGAATATGAAAAAGAAAAAAAATTATTGGAAAAGTGTTTGGAGGCAAATAACTTTAGATTTGCGATAAAAAAACTTTTTATGGAAGCCTGTCTTGAAACAAATAAATTGATAAGTAAAAAGACGGACGATATAAGTGTGTTGCAAAATATCTATACCGCAATGTTTACCGAATCTAAATATGTAAAACTGCTGCATCTTGTCTTTTATAATGTATTGGAATCGGTTAGAAGACTTATAATATTAAGGCGCGATATGGACTTTACTCCTATATTGAAATATATAGTAAAAAACAAAATATCCGATTTATCGGATATATTAAAGAGCAGAATGCTTTTTATTCTTTCATTTATTGAAAAAGAAAAAGCCGAAGAACATTTATTAAAAGCCCTCGCTTTAAATTCCGAAGAGTTTTGCAGCTTTAGTATCGATATTAACACGGAGTTGGCCCTGTTGTATTTAAATTCGGGCAATACCGTAATGGGAATTGTAAGATTTGCCGAAGTGCAAAAAATAATAGGGACGGTAATGAATTTAATGCCGATAAATAAACAACGGGCTTTTTTTAATTCAAACCGTTACGGAAGAGCTTTTGATATTATAGACGATTATCTTAACAAAAAACTTAAACCGGATTACCGCAACTATAATAAGAAATTTTCGCTTAAGCGGATACAAACCGTTTTAACGGCAAATACACTTACCTTATTAAAAAATAACAGGGAGTTTTTAACCGATATTGTAAATATTGAAAAATCTAAGACAAAATTTAAAAATAAAACGGCAGAAGATGTTATATTAAAATTTTCCAATAATTTTTTACAAAATATAAAAATTTTTTTGGATTTTATTTCATTGAATTTGCTGGCAACCGCCTATGATGTTTTTATAGTTGATAATGAAAATAATATAGAGTCTTTGTTTTCTTTCGGGCAATGTAAAAGCATAGAAAAAATTGCTCAGATATTAAAAAATTCGGTCGGGAATCAGGATAATGTTTTAGAAAACGAAAATTTACCCGCTCATATTTTACTGCCGATAAAATGCAAAAATATAAATCCTATGGAAAATAATATATGCGCATATCTTGTGTTTATATCGGAACGCGAAATAAATAATTGCAATACTTTCGGAATAGAGCTTTGTAAAATTTATGAAAATATTTTTGCATTTTTAATTGAAAGCTATAGATTGCATTATGAAGCTTCAACCGATAAACTTACATCGGCATTTACAAGAAAATATATTGATATGGCTTTTAATGAATTATTTGATGCCGCAAAAAATACCGGTAAACCTTTTTCCGTTTTAATGTACGACTTGGACCATTTTAAAATAATAAACGACACTTTCGGCCATCAAATCGGAGATGAGGTTTTAAAGGCGACGGCTTCGGCTGCAATGGGAGTTCTAAAAAAGAAACAAATTTTGGGACGTTTCGGAGGAGAGGAATTTCTTGTGCTTTTACCCGATACTCAAATAAATCAGGCCGGTTTTATCGCTGAAAATATCCGTAAGCAAATAGAAGCCTTGAAATTCGAAAATCCTGAAATAAAAATAACCGTAAGCATAGGAGCCGTTTCTTTTCCGCAGCATGCGGTAACTGCCGGAGACCTTTTATTAAAAGCGGACTCCGCATTGTATAATGCCAAGAATTCCGGCAGAAACAATGTATGTATTTGGAATACCGACTTTGTATATAAAGATTTAAAAACCGACAGAATGACGGGTGTAATTACGGGGGATTCTTTAACGGATGCGAAAAATATTTTAATACTTACTGAAGTTACCGCCTCAATAAGAAAAAAACTTGGCAAAGATATGCGTTTGAAATTCTGTTTGTCTAAAATAAAAGAGCTTACGGATGCCGATACCGCCGTTATTATTCCGATAAGGGAAAATAAACCTTCGGAGCGTATTTTAAAACCGGAGCAAACTCCGCGTGCGGAATTTAAACTGAATAAGAATTTTATCAAAGAAACCGTAAC